A single Arthrobacter dokdonellae DNA region contains:
- a CDS encoding winged helix-turn-helix domain-containing protein has translation MRFATREGKYPRPRSAPPPISRALPFRPVAVMVHGVDGSVATLCLDLDTSKALQAVVDADAAAIGALLGACGLRFVADHSPSGGRHLYVPLAERLPAGEARELVEALGARFPSLDAGPHQNVTDGCIRPPGSMHKSGNGHQVLDTPLAEAYDVLRRRNPPEAVAALRKALAAPIRQVRARAAAAATTAARRQAAHIPGAQALAGAGSPAAGAEARVLAGSVLRQVARTGIYDTHRYASDSEARMAVLNHLCAWQLGLAEVQARLDTDFAGLAALYGTAARRERLLPTEWANAAAWVGQKQHPPATGAGHGNKSDTEPSLTHGGGPAGSRSRVSVLAEINDLENVLYSVLDQRLARTGREGIMLRFLIRAVLGFARAKETLLVDVGCRAFALAMGAHHGTVARLLPRLVRFSGGMLGKVEDARGKRADSYLLGCPEQWRDVAAATAWRKGKIHGIRPVFRALGAPAALVYEAVERGRHCPTTAEIVRATGMSRPTVAKELAALAELAMVERREGSWRVVAATNLGTIAGWLGVQEDYEAQLRLVKAQRRQWHAHLERHMEQEIREEDLFDAERDEYDPWDPGLAAGGQGWAAA, from the coding sequence ATGCGGTTTGCCACCCGGGAGGGGAAGTATCCGCGTCCGCGGTCGGCCCCGCCGCCGATCAGCCGGGCGCTGCCGTTCCGTCCGGTGGCGGTGATGGTCCATGGGGTGGATGGTTCCGTGGCGACGCTGTGCCTGGACCTTGATACGTCCAAGGCCCTGCAGGCGGTGGTGGATGCCGACGCGGCCGCGATTGGTGCCCTGCTGGGCGCGTGCGGGCTGCGTTTTGTGGCCGACCACTCCCCCAGTGGCGGCCGGCATCTTTATGTCCCCCTGGCCGAGCGCCTGCCGGCCGGGGAGGCGCGGGAGCTGGTGGAGGCCCTGGGCGCCCGGTTCCCGAGCCTGGATGCGGGCCCGCACCAAAACGTCACCGACGGGTGCATCCGCCCGCCCGGGTCGATGCACAAGTCCGGGAACGGGCACCAGGTCCTGGACACTCCCCTGGCCGAGGCCTATGACGTGCTGCGCCGGCGCAACCCGCCGGAGGCCGTGGCGGCCCTGCGGAAGGCGCTGGCTGCCCCGATCCGCCAAGTGCGTGCACGCGCTGCCGCTGCTGCTACTACTGCTGCCAGGCGGCAGGCCGCCCACATCCCTGGCGCCCAGGCGCTGGCCGGGGCTGGTTCGCCGGCCGCCGGTGCCGAGGCCCGGGTTTTGGCGGGGTCCGTGTTGCGCCAGGTCGCCCGGACGGGGATCTATGACACCCACCGGTATGCCAGCGATTCGGAGGCGCGCATGGCGGTGCTGAACCACCTGTGCGCCTGGCAGCTGGGCCTGGCGGAGGTCCAGGCCCGCCTGGACACCGACTTCGCCGGCCTGGCCGCCCTCTACGGCACCGCCGCCCGCCGGGAGAGGCTGCTGCCTACGGAGTGGGCGAACGCCGCCGCCTGGGTCGGCCAAAAACAACACCCCCCCGCCACCGGGGCCGGCCATGGCAATAAAAGCGACACAGAGCCGTCCTTAACCCACGGCGGGGGGCCTGCGGGTTCGCGTTCACGGGTGTCGGTGTTGGCGGAGATCAATGATTTGGAGAATGTGTTGTATTCGGTCCTGGACCAGCGCCTGGCCCGGACGGGGCGGGAGGGGATCATGCTGCGGTTTTTGATCCGTGCGGTGCTGGGGTTTGCGCGGGCGAAGGAGACCCTGTTGGTGGATGTGGGGTGCCGGGCTTTCGCGCTGGCCATGGGGGCCCACCACGGGACGGTTGCGAGGTTGTTGCCGCGGCTGGTGCGGTTCAGCGGGGGGATGCTGGGCAAGGTGGAGGACGCGCGCGGGAAGCGGGCTGACAGCTACCTTTTGGGGTGCCCGGAACAGTGGCGGGATGTTGCTGCCGCGACGGCCTGGCGCAAGGGGAAGATCCATGGGATCCGGCCTGTGTTTAGGGCCTTGGGGGCGCCGGCGGCCCTGGTGTACGAGGCGGTGGAGCGCGGCCGCCACTGCCCCACCACGGCGGAGATCGTCCGTGCCACCGGGATGAGCCGGCCCACCGTGGCCAAGGAACTGGCCGCCCTGGCCGAACTGGCCATGGTTGAACGCCGTGAGGGGTCCTGGCGGGTGGTGGCCGCCACGAACCTGGGCACCATCGCGGGCTGGCTGGGTGTCCAGGAGGACTACGAGGCCCAGCTGCGCCTGGTCAAGGCCCAACGCCGCCAGTGGCACGCCCACCTTGAACGCCACATGGAACAAGAGATCCGCGAGGAGGACCTCTTCGACGCCGAACGCGACGAATACGACCCCTGGGACCCCGGGCTGGCGGCCGGCGGCCAGGGGTGGGCCGCCGCATAG
- a CDS encoding MinD/ParA family ATP-binding protein, which yields MPAPAEADDDDEPLKPATEGIRGFLNRVTGGAFRLGPSVREAEKRVLVAVQEGFEALIRQSTWTRGVGILVANKKGTAGKTPVAISLGGVIAAIRGGSVAIAEAADDRGQLAYRAEGDPQLGMGELVSNISTVRTQSQLRGYTVTQTSFASVIGSTPRWRAPLTRQNVLDVASIVDEHFTVRVWDTGNQYSSGPFSAAVDTSDVLVIPTMNSMDSVFDALELLEFLKAQGGDAARLAETAIVVRLSDGRPEFKASRVKKYFTDQGITEERMYSLPFDAHIAERGALTLDRLAPATRQALTAVAAGVVSQLNVNVFEKDQQKQNHEGQKR from the coding sequence ATGCCGGCGCCGGCAGAAGCTGATGACGATGACGAACCGCTCAAGCCGGCGACCGAAGGGATCCGGGGGTTCCTGAACCGCGTAACGGGTGGTGCGTTCAGGCTTGGGCCGTCTGTCCGGGAGGCGGAGAAGCGGGTGTTGGTGGCGGTGCAGGAGGGCTTTGAGGCGTTGATCCGGCAGTCCACCTGGACGCGTGGCGTCGGGATCCTGGTGGCGAACAAGAAGGGCACGGCGGGGAAGACGCCGGTCGCCATTTCCCTTGGAGGCGTGATCGCGGCCATTCGTGGCGGGTCGGTGGCCATTGCCGAGGCTGCCGATGACCGCGGGCAGCTCGCCTACCGTGCTGAGGGCGACCCGCAGCTGGGGATGGGCGAGCTGGTGTCCAACATCTCCACTGTGCGTACGCAGTCGCAGCTGCGCGGGTACACGGTGACGCAGACGTCGTTCGCGTCCGTGATCGGATCCACGCCCAGGTGGCGGGCCCCGCTGACCAGGCAGAACGTGCTCGATGTCGCGTCAATCGTGGATGAGCATTTCACGGTCCGGGTGTGGGATACCGGCAACCAGTACAGTTCGGGCCCGTTCTCGGCCGCGGTCGACACCTCGGACGTGCTGGTGATTCCCACAATGAATTCCATGGATTCGGTTTTTGATGCCCTGGAGCTGCTGGAGTTCCTCAAGGCCCAGGGCGGGGACGCGGCCCGTCTGGCAGAAACCGCGATTGTCGTGCGGCTCTCCGACGGCCGGCCGGAGTTCAAGGCTTCCCGGGTGAAGAAGTACTTCACGGACCAGGGCATTACGGAGGAGCGGATGTATTCGCTGCCGTTCGATGCCCATATTGCCGAGCGCGGGGCGTTGACGCTGGACAGGCTCGCCCCGGCGACACGGCAGGCATTGACGGCGGTTGCGGCCGGTGTGGTGTCACAGCTGAACGTGAACGTGTTTGAGAAGGATCAACAGAAGCAAAATCATGAAGGGCAGAAGCGATGA
- a CDS encoding alpha/beta hydrolase family protein — translation MLRGKLTVGANYESREVLLSLGTTLVCIGIAAAAVALLVDVPTLLLRRKALGAKMGGVPVLVDRVDNSGDGAFVVIGPSRLSNHPGEMVLWDASKVHSVLLGPPRPAAEGSDLVRRRVQSQPPADLHAWNVGFLYGHIGQTPADVGLPFEDLTLGACDFPAWIVRSPLAQTNSERWAIHIHGLGGARNQALRGLSVFARNGFHSLVPTYDVSLDLRGRRKQSTLGLREWRAIAEAQDYVVREGATQIVYVGWSFGALLALRVRQEKLSHLVKGLVLVSPALDWHKIVPQAMGRAGLPGFIVRVVMARFNGVIPRWGDPKSAWEGENHCVSGAAPVPVLITHGTADATVPLGHARESIQGFKGPVQFVDFPGAQHGLEWNSNPALWESTVDGWLKSLGSGEHRPAASNEQLGEGCE, via the coding sequence ATGCTCCGTGGGAAACTTACTGTAGGTGCCAACTATGAGTCTAGGGAGGTTCTGTTGTCGTTAGGAACGACTCTTGTTTGCATCGGTATCGCTGCGGCTGCAGTTGCCCTGCTTGTGGACGTCCCAACCTTGCTACTTCGTAGAAAGGCCTTGGGCGCAAAAATGGGCGGCGTCCCAGTTCTGGTGGACCGAGTAGATAATTCCGGCGATGGGGCATTCGTAGTAATCGGCCCCTCGAGGCTCTCCAACCACCCTGGAGAAATGGTTCTTTGGGATGCATCGAAGGTTCACTCTGTCTTATTAGGGCCTCCGAGACCGGCAGCCGAAGGCAGCGACCTGGTGCGACGAAGAGTCCAGTCCCAACCGCCGGCGGATCTCCACGCTTGGAATGTCGGCTTTCTATACGGTCACATAGGACAAACTCCGGCTGACGTGGGCCTACCCTTTGAAGACCTCACGCTAGGGGCGTGCGACTTTCCAGCGTGGATAGTTCGTTCCCCCCTGGCACAGACGAATTCTGAACGGTGGGCAATCCATATTCATGGGTTGGGTGGTGCCCGTAACCAGGCCCTACGAGGTTTGTCAGTGTTTGCCCGCAACGGGTTTCACTCTCTGGTTCCTACCTATGATGTTTCCTTGGATTTGAGGGGCCGTCGAAAGCAATCAACGCTGGGCCTTCGTGAATGGCGTGCCATTGCTGAGGCTCAGGACTACGTCGTGCGCGAAGGTGCCACCCAGATTGTGTATGTTGGTTGGTCTTTTGGGGCTTTACTTGCCCTGCGCGTTCGTCAAGAAAAGCTCTCTCACCTGGTCAAGGGGCTTGTACTCGTATCCCCGGCATTGGACTGGCACAAGATCGTTCCACAGGCCATGGGCCGTGCTGGACTTCCTGGGTTCATCGTCCGTGTGGTCATGGCTCGATTTAACGGTGTCATTCCGCGGTGGGGCGACCCGAAGTCGGCCTGGGAAGGAGAGAATCACTGCGTTAGCGGAGCTGCTCCCGTACCTGTGCTGATAACCCACGGAACGGCTGATGCAACCGTCCCTTTGGGGCATGCACGTGAATCTATTCAAGGATTCAAGGGTCCTGTGCAATTCGTTGATTTTCCAGGGGCCCAGCATGGCCTTGAATGGAACTCAAACCCAGCCCTGTGGGAATCTACAGTGGACGGGTGGTTGAAGTCCCTTGGCTCCGGAGAGCACCGTCCTGCGGCGAGCAACGAACAGTTAGGGGAGGGTTGTGAGTAA
- a CDS encoding ArsR/SmtB family transcription factor: MPRLIMPSLPPEVDVAIAHMGNRAQADILRHLAKTGPSTVGELMEGVDMTRPSLNRHLAALERAGIVHTTPPAGSRHGRTVIYSIDLQRVRHLATEYLRYVSGQ; encoded by the coding sequence ATGCCACGCCTGATCATGCCCTCGCTCCCTCCGGAGGTTGATGTGGCCATCGCTCATATGGGCAACAGGGCCCAGGCTGACATCTTGCGCCACCTTGCTAAAACGGGGCCTTCCACCGTCGGGGAACTGATGGAAGGTGTTGACATGACCAGGCCAAGCCTCAATCGGCATCTCGCCGCTCTTGAGCGTGCCGGCATCGTGCACACCACTCCCCCGGCCGGAAGCCGGCATGGACGGACTGTGATCTATTCCATCGATCTTCAGCGAGTACGTCACCTGGCTACCGAATATCTTCGATACGTTTCGGGTCAGTGA
- a CDS encoding ATP-binding protein, which yields MQNPFKPTAGARPPLLVGREDLRQDFAESLENGPGAPGLLSIFSGPRGIGKTVMLGEIEDEAIEHGWIVISETATSGLVARIADAVRTASEELGDGPAGRRVTALTIGPVRVDTQLPPPREVHWRRGVTELLTTLDGFGTGLLISVDEIHAVDRSELAELAAVVQHLIRENLPVGLVMAGLPKAVEDLLSEGVSTFLRRAERYDLHATSIPEVKAAFRETFQDSGVDVDDEHLDMLATATGGYPFLIQLVGYHVWSQARRTGGPVTDAVLEAGLSKARRRMGATVLQSAYGALSAVDQSYLLAMAEDDGPSSTAAIAERLGVDLVYGGQYRLRLIAAGVIAPTRHGYVDFAVPTFREFLRNAPAYGLRLHPPRRPGTRGQTTQ from the coding sequence CGCCCGCCGCTGCTCGTGGGCCGGGAAGACCTCCGCCAGGATTTTGCCGAAAGCCTGGAGAACGGACCGGGCGCACCAGGGCTGCTGTCCATTTTCTCAGGCCCCCGGGGCATCGGGAAAACTGTCATGCTCGGGGAGATCGAGGACGAGGCCATTGAACATGGCTGGATTGTCATCTCCGAGACGGCAACCTCCGGGCTCGTGGCCAGAATCGCCGACGCTGTCCGCACCGCTTCCGAGGAACTCGGGGACGGGCCGGCCGGGCGCCGTGTCACAGCCCTGACGATCGGGCCCGTCCGCGTGGACACCCAACTGCCACCACCGCGCGAAGTCCACTGGCGCCGAGGGGTGACCGAGCTGCTCACCACCCTGGACGGGTTCGGAACCGGACTGCTGATCAGCGTCGACGAAATCCATGCCGTGGACCGCAGCGAGCTCGCCGAGCTGGCCGCCGTCGTCCAGCACCTGATCCGGGAAAACCTGCCCGTCGGCCTCGTCATGGCGGGCCTTCCCAAAGCCGTCGAGGACCTACTCTCCGAAGGGGTCTCCACCTTCCTGCGCCGGGCCGAACGGTACGACCTGCACGCCACCTCCATCCCTGAAGTGAAAGCGGCATTCCGGGAAACCTTCCAGGACAGCGGAGTGGACGTCGACGACGAGCACCTCGACATGCTGGCCACCGCCACCGGCGGATACCCCTTCCTCATCCAACTCGTCGGCTACCACGTGTGGAGCCAGGCCCGGCGCACCGGAGGACCGGTGACCGACGCCGTCCTTGAAGCAGGGCTGTCCAAGGCGCGGCGGCGGATGGGTGCGACCGTCCTGCAGTCCGCCTATGGGGCGCTGTCCGCAGTGGACCAGTCCTACCTGCTGGCCATGGCCGAAGACGACGGACCCTCCAGCACCGCCGCGATCGCTGAACGCCTCGGCGTGGACCTGGTCTACGGCGGCCAATACCGCCTGCGCCTCATCGCGGCCGGCGTCATAGCACCCACCCGCCACGGATACGTGGACTTTGCCGTACCCACCTTCCGCGAATTCCTCCGCAACGCCCCCGCATACGGGCTGCGACTACACCCGCCCCGCCGGCCAGGAACCCGAGGCCAAACAACACAATAA